The proteins below come from a single Fastidiosipila sanguinis genomic window:
- the tgt gene encoding tRNA guanosine(34) transglycosylase Tgt — MNKSKFPVWHEILHIDKKTGARLGVLHTPNGSFKTPMFMPVGTAASVKGISPRELEEMGAGVVLSNTYHLWLRPGEDVVKEAGGLHEFMQWPKGILTDSGGFQVFSLTKAKDITEEGVHFRSHIDGRKLFLTPEKSMQIQNDLGADIIMAFDECIPYPADRDYAARSSERTTRWLERCIKAHKRPDEQALFGIVQGGMYPDLRRKSIEEICSFDLPGFGIGGLSVGEPKEKFFEMLEATIPYMPEDKPRYLMGVGTADYMLEAVKHGVDMFDCVNPTRIGRNGTVMTRFGRLIIRDKSSEKAFIPIDENCKCYVCQNFTRAYIRHLLKANEMFGLRLASYHNLYFLIDLMKQAQDAIAEDRYLEFIEEFELDYGDGKYSQDRVDASKARKNLL, encoded by the coding sequence ATTAATAAAAGTAAGTTTCCTGTTTGGCATGAAATTCTTCATATAGATAAAAAGACAGGGGCTAGATTAGGTGTTTTGCATACTCCCAATGGAAGTTTCAAAACTCCAATGTTTATGCCAGTTGGTACAGCTGCATCTGTTAAAGGAATCTCACCACGAGAACTAGAAGAAATGGGTGCTGGTGTTGTTCTTTCTAATACATATCATCTTTGGTTACGCCCAGGAGAAGACGTCGTTAAAGAAGCTGGAGGATTGCATGAGTTTATGCAATGGCCGAAAGGAATTTTAACAGATAGTGGTGGTTTTCAGGTGTTTAGCTTAACCAAAGCTAAAGATATTACCGAAGAGGGGGTGCACTTCCGTTCACATATAGATGGCAGAAAGTTATTCTTAACACCAGAAAAATCTATGCAAATTCAGAATGATTTAGGTGCCGATATAATAATGGCATTTGACGAATGCATACCTTATCCAGCAGATAGAGATTATGCTGCCAGATCTTCTGAAAGGACAACTAGATGGTTAGAACGTTGCATTAAAGCTCACAAAAGACCTGATGAACAAGCTTTGTTCGGTATTGTTCAAGGTGGAATGTATCCAGATTTAAGAAGAAAAAGTATTGAAGAAATATGCTCTTTTGATCTTCCAGGATTTGGTATTGGTGGACTAAGTGTTGGGGAACCAAAAGAAAAATTCTTTGAAATGTTAGAGGCAACTATACCTTATATGCCAGAAGATAAACCTAGATATCTTATGGGTGTTGGAACTGCAGATTATATGCTTGAAGCAGTCAAGCATGGAGTAGACATGTTCGACTGTGTTAATCCAACCAGAATTGGTAGAAATGGTACTGTTATGACTCGTTTTGGTAGATTAATTATTAGAGATAAATCTTCAGAAAAAGCATTTATCCCTATTGATGAAAATTGTAAATGCTATGTCTGCCAAAACTTCACCAGAGCATATATAAGACATCTATTAAAAGCTAATGAAATGTTTGGCTTAAGATTAGCTTCATACCATAACTTGTATTTCTTAATTGATCTTATGAAACAAGCTCAAGATGCTATTGCTGAAGATAGATATCTAGAATTTATTGAGGAATTTGAACTTGATTATGGAGATGGTAAATATAGTCAAGATAGAGTTGATGCATCCAAAGCTAGAAAAAATCTTTTATAA
- the queA gene encoding tRNA preQ1(34) S-adenosylmethionine ribosyltransferase-isomerase QueA: MKKSDFYYDLPEELIAQHPVEHRDESRLLHLNSETNEIEHLHFRDILDQLNRGDTLVLNDSRVIPARLFGTKASLQNPVEVLLLKRLNETDWETIVNPGRRLKTGAHIVFKEDVLEADIIDVLPDGNRVLRFEFTGIWEEVLDELGEMPLPPYIHERLIDKERYQTVYSKVSGSAAAPTAGLHFTEELLEEIRSKGVNIAFLTLHVGLGTFRPVKEDEIEDHLMHTEEYVISSETCDLINKTRHEGNKVIAVGTTSCRVLESLKQDENYNILPEKSSTDIFIYPGYKFKVIDNLITNFHLPESTLVMLVSALAGKDEILNAYKIAVEEKYRFFSFGDAMYIEGNKDNYTGLHQGKVF; encoded by the coding sequence GTGAAAAAATCAGATTTTTATTATGATTTACCAGAAGAATTAATAGCTCAACACCCCGTTGAACATAGAGATGAGTCAAGGTTATTACACTTAAATAGTGAAACAAATGAAATTGAACATCTGCATTTTAGAGATATTTTAGATCAACTAAACAGAGGCGATACTTTAGTATTAAATGATAGTAGAGTTATACCTGCTAGATTATTTGGTACAAAAGCTTCTTTACAAAATCCTGTAGAAGTTTTGCTTTTAAAACGTCTAAATGAGACGGATTGGGAGACTATTGTAAATCCTGGCCGAAGATTAAAAACAGGCGCACATATTGTATTTAAAGAAGATGTTTTGGAAGCAGATATTATTGATGTTCTTCCAGATGGAAATAGGGTATTAAGGTTTGAATTTACAGGAATCTGGGAAGAGGTTCTGGATGAATTAGGAGAGATGCCTTTACCACCTTACATTCACGAAAGACTTATAGATAAAGAAAGATATCAAACAGTCTATTCTAAGGTTTCCGGTTCTGCAGCGGCACCAACAGCTGGATTACACTTTACTGAGGAGCTACTAGAGGAAATTAGAAGTAAGGGTGTTAATATAGCATTTTTAACTTTACATGTTGGATTAGGAACTTTTAGACCTGTTAAGGAAGATGAAATAGAAGATCATCTAATGCATACAGAAGAATACGTGATATCTTCAGAAACTTGTGATTTAATAAATAAAACACGACATGAGGGTAACAAAGTAATTGCCGTTGGAACCACATCTTGTAGAGTTCTCGAAAGTTTAAAACAGGACGAAAATTACAATATTTTACCTGAAAAGAGTTCTACAGATATTTTCATCTATCCAGGTTATAAATTTAAAGTAATTGACAATTTAATTACTAATTTTCACCTTCCTGAATCTACACTAGTAATGCTCGTTTCAGCGTTAGCAGGAAAAGATGAAATCCTAAATGCATATAAAATAGCTGTAGAAGAGAAATATAGATTTTTTAGTTTCGGTGATGCTATGTATATTGAAGGTAATAAAGATAATTATACTGGATTACATCAAGGTAAAGTTTTTTGA